In Schizosaccharomyces osmophilus chromosome 2, complete sequence, the following proteins share a genomic window:
- the mrz1 gene encoding ubiquitin-protein ligase E3/SUMO transferase — translation MDKDKERLLTKKRRLKSEYGVGRLRRHCVICLEHDGRRAQLSPCRHDQFDYECIRQWLEKSLTCPICKQSVDCVYYDFAGSGGWKKWYPHSFLSRRKKQISRASSSLNGDSIYGVASENATNIVVVRRRIYEAGWPSISMTSHPENSRYSRGFTPDQFCLDSSLQGRADAFLTTELMVFDYMDYEQTLFLREYILGLLKRQSISEEQTVHEFNELFGERDGSLFLHELSRYLCSSISSLSTLIHSRSFLYGPERLTMAQLNET, via the coding sequence ATGGATAAAGACAAAGAGAGATTGCTTACGAAAAAACGGCGATTGAAATCAGAATATGGAGTAGGGCGTCTTCGCCGACACTGTGTGATTTGTTTGGAACATGACGGCCGCCGGGCTCAATTGTCGCCTTGCCGACATGATCAGTTTGACTATGAATGTATTCGCCAATGGTTAGAGAAATCATTGACATGCCCGATTTGCAAACAATCAGTAGACTGTGTTTATTATGACTTTGCTGGGTCTGGCGGATGGAAAAAGTGGTATCCACACTCTTTTTTGTCCCGTCGAAAGAAGCAGATAAGCAgggcttcttcttctttaaacGGAGATTCCATTTATGGTGTAGCTTCTGAGAACGCAACAAATATCGTTGTTGTTCGACGACGGATTTATGAGGCAGGATGGCCCAGTATTTCCATGACCTCTCATCCTGAAAATAGTAGATATTCCCGTGGATTTACACCCGACCAGTTTTGTTTGGATTCTTCCTTACAGGGACGGGCAGATGCTTTTCTTACAACGGAGTTGATGGTATTTGATTATATGGACTATGAGCAAACATTGTTTTTGCGTGAGTATATTCTTGGCCTTCTAAAGCGACAATCCATCTCGGAGGAACAAACGGTTCATGAATTCAACGAATTATTTGGTGAAAGAGATGGTTCGTTGTTTTTACATGAGTTAAGTCGGTACTTGTGTTCCtctatttcttctcttAGCACCTTAATACACAGCAGAAGCTTTTTGTATGGTCCTGAAAGACTAACAATGGCTCAGTTAAATGAAAcataa
- the mrpl23 gene encoding mitochondrial ribosomal protein subunit L13: MSTLNGQTALAYAKVWHHVSAKGIPLGRLASNIAITLMGKHKPIYHPAADCGDVVVVTDCENVRISGRKLEQHKYYSHSGRPGNLKEWTMEEMVKKKGYRELLRRAVGGMLPKNRLWDMRMNRLHIYDGPAHPYKANIFRRHNSPILSEIEKLKE; the protein is encoded by the exons ATGTCTACACTTAATGGACAG ACGGCATTGGCCTATGCAAAGGTTTGGCATCATGTTTCCGCAAAGGGGATTCCATTAGGACGTCTCGCGTCGAATATTGCTATAACATTAATGGGCAAGCACAAGCCTATTTATCATCCTGCTGCAGATTGTGGAGACGTTGTCGTAGTTACAGACTGCGAAAATGTTCGAATTTCTGGCCGAAAACTTGAACAGCATAAATATTACTCCCATTCAGGACGACCTGGTAACTTAAAGGAATGGACGATGGAGGAAAtggtaaaaaagaaaggttaCAGAGAACTTTTGAGAAGAGCCGTAGGAGGAatgcttccaaagaatCGTCTGTGGGACATGCGCATGAATCGACTACATATATATGATGGTCCTGCGCATCCTTATAAAGCAAATATTTTCCGGAGACACAATAGCCCTATACTTTCCGAAATAGAAAAGttaaaggaataa
- the scs2 gene encoding VAP family protein Scs2 — translation MSIECSGELYFYPPFTTMSKELISVYNPHEEPVIFKVKTTAPKQYCVRPNSGRIDAKSSVNVQVLLQAMKEEPAPDFRCRDKFLIQSMGIGNENTEGVENYQDFWTEMEKHGSPVHDRKIRCVYQVNQTRIPASSEKQNENTADASNATDSPNSADIGAAGIAPTAAALSLDDTKNDFSNDKVDPTVDESLRSAVSDAGVNQSFNDSPVKDAEKTGVPVDSDFTDNGAQNTLDTTAPEPVRRNISTTPPSHAPPPVPSKEANHFVQQTMVASGDDVPATVGDDTREAVNVDQGVVAPSQKEDVVAKDTKPAYSAEPSTIANAAITNTPGIPPNVVVVLCLIFFLIGYLFF, via the exons ATGAGTATCGAATGCAGTGGAGAATTGTACTTTTATCCTCCATTCACGACTATGTCGAAGGAGCTAATTTCGGTGTATAATCCTCATGAGGAACCTGTCATCTTTAAAGTGAAAACGACTGCTCCTAAGCAATATTGTGTCCGTCCCAACTCTGGACGAATTGATGCCAAGTCCAGCGTCAACGTACAAG TCTTGCTTCAAGCCATGAAAGAGGAACCTGCTCCTGATTTCAGATGCCGTGATAAATTTTTGATCCAGAGCATGGGAATTGGCAACGAAAACACGGAAGGTGTTGAAAACTACCAGGACTTTTGGACcgaaatggaaaagcaCGGTAGCCCCGTTCATGATCGTAAAATTCGATGTGTCTACCAAGTCAACCAGACCCGTATTCCTGCTTCATccgaaaagcaaaatgagAACACTGCAGATGCTTCCAATGCTACTGACTCCCCTAATAGTGCTGACATTGGTGCTGCAGGTATTGCTCCTACCGCTGCTGCCCTCTCTTTGGATGACACCAAAAATGACTTCAGCAATGACAAGGTTGACCCTACTGTTGATGAAAGCTTGCGATCTGCTGTTTCCGACGCTGGAGTGAACCAATCTTTCAACGATAGTCCTGTCAAGGATGCTGAAAAAACTGGTGTTCCCGTGGACTCCGACTTCACAGACAACGGGGCTCAAAACACCTTAGATACTACTGCTCCTGAGCCCGTTCGTCGTAACATTTCTACTACTCCACCCTCCCACGCTCCCCCTCCTGTTCCTAGCAAGGAAGCCAACCATTTTGTCCAGCAAACGATGGTAGCAAGCGGTGATGACGTCCCTGCTACTGTTGGTGATGACACTCGTGAAGCTGTCAATGTAGACCAAGGTGTGGTTGCTCCCtcacaaaaagaagatgttGTCGCCAAGGATACTAAGCCTGCTTACTCTGCTGAGCCTTCCACCATCGCTAATGCCGCTATAACCAACACTCCAGGTATTCCACCTAATGTTGTCGTCGTTCTTTGTctcattttcttcctcattGGCTATCTGTTCTTTTAA
- a CDS encoding Schizosaccharomyces specific protein: protein MRFPFIFLLCVFHLKVFFLAAKASPRLSLSSPIRKQNVFTTLPTSLVRRAGAMSVSDSSSSTSSSSNRKSLSSGKTSSSISDIISTSDASGTSVSSSHKNATDGFITEYVTIQPTTLITTIFQYTSLASTIPAQSGLASLVPQSYSPYGSAGALIGILVGVIVGSVFVFAIVMVVARIWGPRLLANKKNNEESDGNFQDDPEVKQERIPQITYASNF, encoded by the coding sequence ATGCGTTTCCCATTCATCTTTTTGCTGTGTGTTTTCCATTTgaaagttttctttcttgctGCAAAGGCCTCACCCAGACTTTCGCTATCCTCTCCGATTCGTAAACAGAATGTATTTACTACGCTGCCTACGTCTTTGGTTCGCAGAGCAGGTGCAATGAGTGTTTCGGATTCTTCTAGTAGTACCTCTAGTTCCAGCAATCGAAAGTCTTTGTCTTCCGGTAAAACTTCATCCTCTATCTCCGATATTATTAGCACTTCTGATGCTTCTGGGACCTCTGTTTCCTCGTCTCATAAAAATGCTACGGACGGGTTTATCACTGAATATGTGACCATTCAACCTACTACGCTCATTACAACTATTTTCCAATATACCTCTTTGGCTTCTACTATACCCGCGCAGAGTGGTTTAGCCTCTTTGGTTCCTCAATCTTATTCTCCCTACGGCAGTGCTGGTGCTCTTATTGGAATTTTAGTCGGCGTGATTGTGGGAAGTGTGTTTGTCTTTGCCATCGTCATGGTGGTAGCACGTATATGGGGACCTCGTCTTTTGgctaataaaaaaaataacgaAGAAAGTGATGGAAATTTTCAAGATGACCCTGAAGTCaagcaagaaagaatcCCACAAATTACTTATGCTTCTAATTTTTAG
- a CDS encoding stomatin, which yields MLQNFAFQALRLGRSNFRRTGAVKSFGFRYKSDTSSSLNLFTPVWKDQAANTIIKFVPQQMAYVVERMGRFSRILTPGLAFLVPVADKISYIHCLKERALEIPTQSAITLDNVSIGLDGVLYIQVYDPYKASYGIEDADYAISQLAQTTMRSEIGRLTLDHVLRERQSLNEHISEAINKAAENWGIRCLRHEIRDIRPPESVVMAMHQQVSAERQKRAEILASEGKRQSVINVAEGDKQSEILDSESQKIRTINAALAEAQAIRERAFATAKGIDVLSDMISQKDHGADAVNLHVAEQYLKNFGNLAKTSNTMILPATANDISSMVTQALSIYKQVSNSPAPSNSLHKEISSLKSNSAETDMKR from the exons ATGTTGCAGAACTTTGCATTTCAAGCTCTTCGACTTGGGCGGTCGAATTTTCGACGCACAGGTGCTGTGAAGagttttggttttcgtTACAAAAGCGATACATCATCCTCTTTGAATCTGTTTACACCTGTGTGGAAAGACCAAGCAGCTAATACTATCATCAAATTTGTTCCTCAGCAAATGGCGTATGTGGTGGAACGCATGGGTCGTTTTTCTAG AATCTTGACTCCTggtcttgcttttcttgtCCCTGTTGCAGATAAAATTTCGTATATTCACTGCTTAAAGGAGCGCGCTTTGGAAATTCCTACCCAGTCTGCCATTACTTTGGATAATGTTTCTATAGGCTTAGATGGCGTTCTATATATTCAAGTGTATGATCCATATAAAGCAAGTTATGGTATTGAAGATGCGGATTATGCCATTTCACAACTAGCTCAAACAACAATGCGTAGTGAGATTGGACGGCTTACGCTCGACCATGTTTTACGAGAACGACAATCTTTGAATGAACATATATCGGAAGCTATCAACAAAGCTGCTGAAAATTGGGGAATTCGCTGTCTGCGCCATGAAATTCGTGATATTCGTCCACCCGAAAGTGTTGTGATGGCCATGCATCAACAAGTATCTGCTGAGCGCCAAAAGCGTGCAGAGATTTTGGCTTCTGAAGGAAAGAGGCAGTCTGTGATCAACGTTGCAGAGGGTGACAAACAATCAGAAATTTTAGATTCTGAGAGCCAAAAGATTCGAACCATTAATGCCGCCTTGGCGGAAGCTCAAGCAATTCGTGAAAG GGCTTTTGCTAcagcaaaaggaattgatgTTTTGTCAGATATGATTTCCCAAAAGGACCATGGGGCTGATGCTGTTAACTTGCACGTTGCTGAACAATACCTGAAGAATTTTGGAAACCTTGCAAAGACTTCCAATACTATGATTCTTCCTGCAACTGCTAATGACATCTCTTCTATGGTAACTCAAGCTCTGTCCATCTACAAGCAAGTGTCGAATTCTCCAGCACCTTCAAATTCCCTGCATAAAGAGATTTCTTCCCTGAAGTCGAATTCTGCAGAAACGGATATGAAACGCTAA
- the trp4 gene encoding phosphoribosylanthranilate transferase Trp4, with the protein MSLSSAAVRRAMQVMDRTGQEIPVNEIESALHDILQEKSNPVQIGAFLTAMRLTRVEQRPEVLMSTVNVIRSYSIPVEGISSIQPKFIDIVGTGGDGHNTFNVSTASAIIAAGAGAHVCKHGNKASTSSSGSADLLMSFGCDLLNVTAKNLIAITDESKFSFLFAPQCHPRLKVVAPVRKEIGVPSIFNLVGPLLNPVPTYARIIGVSHPSLVPTFARALLLLGADRSFVVCGEEGLDEISPAGPTHAWLVKDGQITQMILTPESFHLPRHPLSSVASGTPSANAVLLEKMLSNMLPKNHPVLDYVLINTAMLLHVAGLAESLHDGVLLAQESIASHAALRELERFASATQNFE; encoded by the coding sequence ATGAGTTTATCAAGCGCTGCTGTTCGCAGAGCTATGCAAGTTATGGACAGGACAGGACAGGAGATTCCCGTGAATGAAATTGAGTCTGCGCTCCACGATATCCTACAAGAAAAGTCGAATCCTGTCCAAATTGGTGCCTTTCTTACAGCCATGCGTTTAACAAGAGTTGAACAGCGCCCCGAGGTTTTAATGTCGACAGTCAATGTTATTCGGTCGTATTCGATTCCGGTTGAAGGTATATCTTCCATACAACCGAAATTCATTGATATAGTTGGCACAGGAGGCGATGGTCATAATACCTTTAATGTCAGCACTGCTTCCGCTATTATCGCTGCTGGTGCAGGAGCACACGTTTGCAAGCATGGAAACAAGGCCTCTACTTCGTCCAGTGGATCTGCTGATCTGCTAATGTCGTTTGGTTGTGATTTACTGAATGTCACTGCGAAAAATCTGATTGCCATCACAGATGAATCGAAATTCTCGTTTTTATTTGCTCCTCAATGTCATCCGAGACTGAAGGTGGTTGCCCCGGTCCGTAAAGAAATTGGTGTTCCTTCCATATTCAACCTAGTCGGTCCTTTGCTCAATCCCGTGCCAACTTATGCTCGTATTATCGGTGTGAGTCACCCGAGTCTTGTACCAACATTTGCTCGAGCTCTTTTGCTTCTCGGTGCTGATCGTTCTTTCGTAGTATGTGGTGAGGAAGGTTTGGATGAAATTTCTCCTGCTGGTCCTACTCATGCCTGGTTGGTTAAGGATGGTCAAATTACTCAAATGATTTTAACTCCTGAGTCATTCCATCTTCCTCGTCATCCTTTATCTAGTGTTGCTAGCGGAACCCCATCTGCTAATGCTGTGCTTCTTGAAAAGATGTTATCCAATATGCTCCCTAAAAACCATCCTGTCTTGGATTATGTCTTGATAAATACAGCTATGCTATTACATGTTGCCGGACTAGCAGAATCTTTGCATGATGGTGTATTACTTGCTCAAGAAAGCATTGCTTCACATGCTGCTCTGCGTGAGCTTGAGAGATTCGCATCAGCCACTCAAAACTTTGAATAA
- the kex1 gene encoding Golgi serine carboxypeptidase — MFFFPKIWVLLSALFALFGLAVTEGDEQQKSWLVDSLPGIPEDYKQRMYSGNLGEDEQLNGDLFFWMFESANTTYTNRTIIWLNGGPGCSSEDGSLMEVGPLRIGENDTFQLNSGRWDEFGNILFVDQPKGTGFSYSLDDNYMSDNDKMAEEFSVFFEKFLTEFPERANDTWYIAGESYAGQYIPYVASRLIEKDLARLGGLAIGNGWIQPISHYNTYLNYLVEKGKLDLYSEQGQYLHHAWADCMLALKQMESGSGDVEKCENFLYDIMFMVSDKPGKTCMNMYDISLESSYPLCGMDWPMELESLTPYLSKPEVLQALHVNTTYVKEWKECSNDVSNGYAREGIDSSANLIKDLASKVPVMLFYGENDFLCNYLSGEDLLNSLEWNGEVGFGNTSWFPWFNMGSSDEPAGSYIQARNLTFARIAKASHMVSYDHPMEMKALAAAFFDNDIQRLLTPPEHLPDPGNAQHSKWLYLSLLPVGLTVLGLSGIYACRKLQLFGLKEASYEALPESP, encoded by the exons atgttcttttttcctaaaATATGGGTTCTTTTAAGCGCGTTATTTGCTCTCTTTGGACTTGCTGTAACAGAGGGTGATGAACAGCAAAAGTCCTGGCTCGTGGATTCTCTACCGGGAATTCCTGAAGACtacaaacaaagaatgtATTCTGGTAATTTGGGAGAAGATGAACAGCTAAACGGGGATCTCTTCTTCTGGATGTTTGAATCAGCAAATACTACTTATACAAATAGGACT ATAATATGGTTAAATGGTGGTCCGGGATGCTCTTCAGAAGATGGTTCCTTAATGGAAGTTGGGCCTTTACGAATTGGAGAAAATGATACATTCCAATTAAATTCAGGACGATGGGATGAATTTGGTAATATTCTGTTTGTTGATCAGCCAAAAGGGACTGGATTTTCATACTCGTTAGATGATAACTACATGAGCGATAATGATAAAATGGCCGAAGAATTCTCTGTCTTCTTTGAGAAATTTCTGACCGAATTTCCTGAACGGGCTAACGACACTTGGTACATAGCTGGTGAATCTTACGCTGGCCAGTATATTCCATACGTAGCTTCAAGGCTCAtagaaaaggatttggCTCGTTTGGGTGGCCTAGCTATCGGAAATGGGTGGATTCAACCTATTTCTCATTACAATACCTATCTGAACTATTTGgtagaaaaaggaaaattagATTTGTATTCTGAACAGGGTCAATATCTCCATCATGCATGGGCGGATTGTATGTTGGCCCTTAAGCAAATGGAATCTGGCTCAGGCGACGTTGAAAAATGtgaaaattttctttacgaTATAATGTTTATGGTTTCAGATAAACCGGGAAAAACGTGCATGAATATGTATGACATTAGTCTAGAATCTAGTTATCCTCTTTGTGGCATGGACTGGCCCATGGAACTTGAGTCCTTGACTCCTTATTTAAGCAAGCCCGAGGTATTGCAAGCGTTGCATGTAAATACCACCTATGTAAAGGAGTGGAAAGAGTGCAGCAATGACGTTTCAAATGGTTATGCTCGTGAAGGAATTGATTCATCTGCAAATCTCATTAAGGATTTGGCGTCGAAAGTTCCGGTAATGTTATTTTACGGTGAAAACGACTTTCTTTGTAACTATTTGTCAGGTGAAGATTTGCTTAATTCTTTGGAATGGAATGGTGAAGTTGGTTTTGGAAATACTTCTTGGTTTCCTTGGTTTAACATGGGTTCCTCTGATGAGCCAGCAGGAAGTTATATTCAGGCCCGAAACTTGACGTTTGCCCGTATTGCAAAAGCGAGCCATATGGTTTCTTATGATCATCCGATGGAGATGAAAGCGTTGGCTGCGGCTTTCTTTGACAATGATATTCAACGTTTACTTACTCCTCCAGAACATCTGCCAGATCCAGGAAATGCACAACATAGCAAATGGTTGTATTTAAGTCTTCTTCCCGTTGGATTAACGGTTTTGGGATTATCTGGAATTTATGCTTGTCGTAAACTTCAGCTGTTTGGACTGAAAGAGGCCTCTTATGAAGCCTTGCCTGAAAGCCCATAA
- the rrp42 gene encoding exosome subunit Rrp42: protein MQLSLPELSYTRQSLTAFEPPIRNDGRSIDQLRALSGQVNILPGAHGSARIKWGSTVEVLVGIKADVADATIHGGAFEASVDVSPSVTIQNRETDHLPSSLTSALQDVLDALPVDYLKFTPSKAWRIHVDVIVMLCAVPNENILSALSLATSLALQTTKIPKISTPNVTEMVLGSSKFEPSEEYDVDSEWDNAVPLQGLENLSVIITASSVDHILLIDPTVDEANVAQATYAVGVLPDGTTSYTRTISMGGGYASTGRAITAERYISLVQAASVAGTKLQEASKSLLAYEGSGFFDILP, encoded by the exons ATGCAATTGTCCTTGCCAGAACTATCCTACACGCGTCAGTCGTTGACTGCGTTTGAACCGCCAATTCGGAATGATGGCCGCTCCATTGACCAGCTACGGGCTTTGTCTGGGCAAGTCAACATTCTGCCTGGAGCTCATGGATCAGCTCGAATAAAATGGGGATCTACAGTCGAGGTTTTAGTCGGAATTAAGGCAGACGTTGCAGATGCAACGATTCATGGAGGGGCTTTCGAGGCTTCTGTTGATGT TTCTCCTTCAGTTACAATTCAAAATCGAGAAACAGACCACCTTCCATCATCTCTTACAAGCGCCTTACAGGACGTTTTGGACGCACTTCCTGTGGACTATTTAAAATTTACACCTTCAAAAGCATGGAGGATCCATGTAGACGTAATTGTGATGCTCTGTGCTGTTCCTAATGAAAACATTCTTTCTGCGTTGAGTTTGGCTACTTCGCTGGCTCTACAAACAACTAAAATACCTAAAATATCCACTCCAAATGTTACTGAAATGGTGTTGGGGAGCAGTAAGTTTGAGCCTTCTGAAGAATACGATGTCGACTCCGAATGGGACAATGCCGTTCCTTTGCAAGGTCTAGAGAACTTGTCTGTTATTATTACTGCAAGTAGTGTCGACCACATTTTACTCATAGACCCAACAGTGGATGAAGCCAATGTTGCTCAGGCCACCTATGCGGTGGGTGTTTTACCCGATGGCACTACGTCTTATACTCGAACCATTAGCATGGGAGGTGGTTATGCCTCCACTGGAAGAGCCATAACTGCTGAGCGCTATATTTCACTAGTTCAAGCAGCATCCGTAGCGGGTACAAAATTGCAAGAGGCTAGTAAATCTCTTTTAGCATACGAAGGATCCGGTTTCTTTGATATTCTTCCGTAA
- the bag101 gene encoding BAG family molecular chaperone regulator Bag101: MSDKQQSVTVHYGNQRIRMPVDLNETLGSFIEDLVRKADIHEKKIKLFYAGKRLKDNNTPLSKFGLKNHSKILCIKPQKQHLPERETGEKGAQSEEQNPAYSRILGEIQAIDEYISKDLTPIYNTYLHESFDDKQKKDKQKLMAYELLLQQLLKLDGVDVMGSEKLRTKRKGLVAKIQKMLDDVDEISKKHSI, translated from the coding sequence ATGTCTGACAAGCAGCAATCCGTCACCGTTCACTAtggaaatcaaagaattcGCATGCCAGTTGACTTGAACGAAACTCTTGGAAGTTTTATTGAAGATTTGGTACGAAAAGCAGACATccatgaaaagaaaatcaagctTTTTTACGCAGGAAAACGATTGAAGGACAACAATACACCACTGTCaaaatttggtttgaaGAACCATAGTAAGATCTTGTGTATAAAACCACAGAAGCAGCATCTCCCTGAAAGAGAGACAGGAGAAAAGGGTGCTCAAAGTGAAGAGCAGAATCCCGCGTACTCACGTATATTGGGCGAAATTCAGGCCATTGACGAATACATCAGCAAAGACCTTACACCTATTTACAACACTTATCTTCATGAGAGTTTCGACGATAAACAGAAGAAGGATAAGCAAAAGCTGATGGCTTATGAGCTTTTGTTGCAACAACTATTGAAATTGGATGGCGTCGATGTTATGGGAAGTGAAAAACTCCGCACGAAACGAAAAGGTCTTGTAGCGAAGATCCAAAAAATGCTCGATGATGTGGATGAGATAAGCAAGAAACATTCCATTTAA
- the top3 gene encoding DNA topoisomerase III, with protein sequence MRVLCVAEKNSIAKSVANILGGGQVKRRDTKSKYIKNYDFTFDFGGYIGTAQVTMTSVSGHLTEASFPSEYNSWSSVPQDILFDARIITSVSKNANVLADNIKKEARNATYLYIWTDCDREGEHIGMEITNVARISNPQIRVIRADFNNLERKHIIQASKRPRELSKDAADAVSARIELDFRLGAIFTRLQTLQLQRAFEILQSKVISYGPCQFPTLGFVVDRWQRVEDFVPENFWSLKLVDKRERQTVNFTWKRNRVYDRLAAILFLEHCLDAKVAKVVKVNQKPTRRYKPLPLSTVELTKMGPKFLRISSKKTLELAESLYTNGFVSYPRTETDQFDSGMDLHGIIGKLTPSEDWGTFAQGLLDGNFRIPRKGKHNDRAHPPIHPISFVHRSALQSQDHWRVYELITRRFLACCSENAIGAETIIELQMGDELFSQKGLIILERNYLDVYPYDKWTGTGQLPAYQVGEEIMPNMLNIIDSVTTSPSYLTEPELIALMDVNGIGTDATMADHIEKVQEREYVVKRKKRGAATEFVPSSLGIALAKGYDEIGLEWSLTKPFLRKEMEVQLKNIETGHLDRDALVQMTLSQFRDVFHLTKQRFDCLKNSCRLYLIELNEG encoded by the exons ATGCGCGTTCTATGTGTCGCTGAAAAAAACTCAATAGCTAAAAGCGTAGCAAACATTTTGGGTGGAGGACAAGTGAAACGG AGAGACACGAAAAGCAAGTACATAAAAAACTATGATTTTACGTTTGACTTTGGAGGGTATATTGGTACGGCGCAAGTTACAATGACTTCCGTTTCAGGACATCTGACAGAAGCTTCCTTTCCTTCCGAGTATAACAGTTGGAGTTCTGTACCTCAGGACATTCTCTTCGATGCGCGAATTATAACCTCAGTTTCCAAA AATGCTAATGTTCTTGCTGAtaacataaaaaaagaagcgaGGAACGCAACGTATTTGTATATTTGGACTGACTGTGATCGAGAAGGAGAACATATAGGAATGGAAATTACAAACGTTGCAAGAATCAGTAATCCGCAAATTCGTGTCATTCGAGCAGACTTTAacaatttggaaagaaa ACACATCATTCAGGCCTCAAAGCGACCAAGAGAGCTATCCAAAGATGCAGCGGATGCAGTTTCAGCAAGGATTGAGCTTGATTTTCGTCTAGGTGCTATTTTTACGCGTTTACAAACATTACAATTGCAGCgtgcttttgaaattcttcagAGCAAAGTTATTAGCTATGGACCATGTCAATTTCCTACATTAGGGTTCGTTGTCGATAGATGGCAAAGAGTGGAAGATTTTGTTCctgaaaacttttggtCCTTGAAGTTAGTTGACAAACGAGAACGGCAAACCGTAAACTTTACATGGAAGAGAAATCGTGTTTATGATAGATTGGCCgctattttgtttttagaaCATTGCTTGGACGCAAAAGTTGCTAAAGTTGTCAAAGTGAATCAAAAGCCCACTCGACGATATAAACCGCTCCCCCTATCAACCGTCGAACTCACAAAAATGGGACCTAAATTTCTTCgtatttcttctaaaaaaaCTCTTGAG TTGGCCGAGAGCCTTTATACAAATGGATTTGTCTCGTATCCACGTACGGAAACTGATCAATTTGACTCCGGCATGGACTTACATGGAATTATCGGCAAACTAACGCCTAGCGAAGACTGGGGGACTTTTGCTCAAGG acTTTTAGATGGAAATTTTCGGATTCCTAGAAAGGGAAAACATAATGATCGAGCACATCCTCCCATTCATCCGATCAGTTTTGTTCATCGTTCTGCCTTACAGAGCCAAGACCATTGGAGAGTTTACGAACTCATCACCAGAAGGTTTTTAGCATGCTGCTCTGAAAATGCTATTGGAGCAGAGACGATTATCGAGCTTCAGATGGGTGATGAACtcttttctcaaaaagGCTTAATTATTTTAGAGCGGAATTACCTAGATGTTTATCCTTATGACAAATGGACTGGAACTGGACAGCTTCCTGCTTACCAGGTCGGAGAGGAAATAATGCCTAACATGCTCAACATTATTGATAGCGTTACAACATCACCTTCGTATTTAACCGAACCAGAGCTCATTGCACTAATGGATGTAAACGGAATCGGTACAGACGCAACTATGGCTGATCATATCGAAAAAGTTCAAGAACGAGAATATGTAGTCAAGCGGAAAAAGCGTGGTGCAGCCACAGAGTTTGTCCCCAGCTCCCTCGGGATTGCTTTAGCAAAAGGTTATGATGAAATTGGGCTTGAATGGAGTTTGACCAAACCatttttaagaaaagaGATGGAAGTCCAACTAAAGAATATTGAAACCGGACACTTGGATCGAGATGCACTGGTACAAATGACACTTTCTCAGTTCCGGGACGTTTTCCATTTGACCAAGCAAAGGTTCGATTGTTTGAAAAAC aGTTGCCGATTATACCTTATTGAACTTAACGAAGGCTAA
- the ptf2 gene encoding Mst2 histone acetytransferase acytyltransferase complex subunit, whose product MDTSESIPDTSDIDADIASEFVEFTDDIPIEIYRSLRYIRKYENEYQKENLNLNHLATEVGQCSPSDVPATKKRFAKSLFHSDEYMQQTNAEAQKLYANVHAAYERLNDKIRYLENERPASSS is encoded by the exons ATGGATACCTCAGAATCAATACCAGACACTAGCGACATTGACGCAGACATAGCCAGtgaatttgttgaat TTACGGATGATATCCCAATAGAAATATATCGTAGCCTGCGGTATATCAGGAAATACGAAAATGAATATCAGA AGGAGAACTTGAATCTAAACCACCTTGCCACAGAAGTTGGTCAATGCTCCCCGTCTGATGTACCTGCaacgaaaaagagattCGCAAAGTCACTGTTTCACTCTGATGAGTATATGCAACAAACCAATGCCGAAGCCCAGAAACTTTATGCAAAC GTTCATGCTGCTTATGAACGACTAAACGATAAAATTCGATATTTGGAAAACGAACGCCCTGCATCCTCATCCTGA